Proteins encoded in a region of the Benincasa hispida cultivar B227 chromosome 2, ASM972705v1, whole genome shotgun sequence genome:
- the LOC120071462 gene encoding glucan endo-1,3-beta-glucosidase 6: protein MLNSKMDCCCFLRCFVVLVVLFSVVCSVAAIGANWGTQSSHPLPPETVVGMLRDNQIQKVKLFDADYGTLRALGKTGIEVMVGIPNDMLSTFANSEKAAEKWVAKNVSVHFNDNNVNIRYVAVGNEPFLATYNGSFLSTTFPALRNIQRALIKANLGNQVKVTCPLNADVYASSTSYPSGGDFRTDIHDLMLAIVKFLSDSGSPFTVNIYPFISLYSDPNFPVEYAFFDGNASPIVDGQTTYFNMFDANYDTLVWALQKNGFGNLPIIVGEIGWPTDGDRNANPIYAQRFNQGFMSHILGGKGTPMRPGPIDAYLFSLIDEDAKSIDPGNFERHWGIFYYDGRPKYQLSLGNSNNGSLVGARGVHYLERKWCVMKPSAHLEDSQVAPSVSYACYHADCTSLGYGTSCSGLDARSNISYAFNSYYQRSNQAEDACKFSGLSTVTNNDPSFGNCRFDIMIEPYYGGAEGRSGCCFTRLLMLLSGLVLVLLTIM, encoded by the exons ATGTTGAACAGCAAAATGGATTGTTGCTGTTTCTTGCGATGCTTCGTTGTTTTGGTTGTTTTGTTCTCAGTGGTTTGTTCTGTGGCGGCCATCGGCGCCAACTGGGGAACTCAATCGTCTCATCCGCTGCCGCCGGAGACCGTCGTTGGGATGCTGAGAGACAATCAGATTCAGAAAGTGAAGCTGTTTGATGCTGATTATGGAACTCTTAGAGCTCTGGGGAAGACTGGGATTGAAGTGATGGTTGGGATTCCAAATGATATGTTATCCACTTTTGCAAACAGTGAGAAAGCAGCTGAGAAATGGGTTGCAAAGAACGTCTCTGTTCACTTTAATGACAACAATGTTAACATtag GTATGTTGCTGTAGGGAATGAGCCTTTCTTGGCAACTTACAATGGAAGCTTTCTCAGTACAACCTTTCCTGCTCTACGGAATATCCAGAGAGCCTTAATAAAAGCTAATCTAGGCAACCAAGTAAAGGTAACCTGTCCGCTGAATGCCGATGTCTACGCATCCTCAACCAGTTATCCATCGGGTGGCGACTTCCGAACTGATATACATGATTTGATGCTTGCCATTGTCAAGTTCTTGAGTGATTCTGGTTCTCCATTCACAGTGAACATTTATCCCTTCATCAGTCTCTATTCCGACCCCAACTTCCCTGTTGAATATGCTTTCTTCGATGGCAATGCATCACCCATAGTCGATGGCCAGACAACATATTTCAACATGTTTGATGCAAATTACGATACCCTTGTGTGGGCGCTTCAGAAGAATGGCTTTGGAAACTTACCGATCATTGTTGGGGAGATCGGTTGGCCTACGGACGGGGATCGTAATGCAAACCCCATCTACGCCCAACGATTCAATCAAGGCTTCATGTCACACATATTAGGCGGGAAAGGAACACCAATGAGGCCGGGTCCAATTGACGCCTACTTATTCAGTCTAATCGATGAAGACGCAAAGAGTATTGATCCAGGGAACTTCGAACGCCATTGGGGCATATTCTACTATGATGGTAGACCGAAATACCAGCTCAGTCTTGGAAATTCAAACAACGGATCCTTGGTTGGTGCGAGAGGTGTGCATTATCTGGAAAGAAAATGGTGTGTGATGAAGCCATCTGCTCACCTTGAAGATTCGCAGGTTGCGCCAAGTGTCAGCTATGCATGTTACCATGCTGATTGCACCAGCCTTGGGTATGGGACATCATGCTCAGGCCTAGATGCGAGGTCGAACATTTCATATGCATTTAACAGTTATTACCAGAGGAGTAATCAGGCAGAGGATGCTTGCAAGTTTTCAGGGTTGTCAACAGTGACAAATAATGATCCAAGCTTTGGGAATTGCAGGTTTGATATAATGATAGAGCCATATTATGGAGGGGCAGAAGGAAGATCAGGATGTTGTTTCACAAGGCTTTTAATGTTGCTTTCTGGGCTTGTTCTTGTTTTGTTGACAATTATGTGA